Within the Methanoculleus sp. 7T genome, the region CCCGATCGAGATCGACGCCACCGAACAGGCGTTGCTCTCTGTCTTGCACTTGTAATCCTGCTGGCGCCTGCCGCGGCCCTCAATGCGACGGTGACGGTGCTCCCCGGAGGCGATGCCTACCGGGGAGAGGTCACCCTCGTCAACGCGAGTGAATACTCCTTCTGGGAACCGGGGATGCTCGGAGAGAGGATCCCCCTTACGGGTAAAAATGTGACTGTTTCCGGGGCGTGCGGGGAAAACTGCACCTACACGCAGAAGGACCGGAACATCATCGCCTTCGATAAGGGGAACGTGACGGTGACCTACGAAGCCCCGATCGCGGAGAATAACCTCCAGCTCATCTTCACCGAGCCCTCGAACATCACGGTCACCCTCCCCGAGGGTCAGGACATCAAAAACCCCCTTCTCGGACGGGTGAGCGAAGGGGGGAAGGTCTCGACAGAGAACAACACCACGACCGTGATCGCCTTCGACCGCGTCCGTTATGTCGAGGTGCGCTTCTACGACCAGACCCGGGAGCGTCTCCTCTATATCTTCGGGAGCGTCTGGCTCACCGTGGCGGTGGTGCTCCTCTTCCCCTTCCTGCTGATGCGGAGACGGCAGGAGTGAGGAAAACTTTTTTCGGCACGGCAAAGGTGCTCAGGCTCATGCCAGTCCCATGGAGGGAGCGGGGGGCCATTGCCTTCTTCC harbors:
- a CDS encoding DUF5803 family protein, giving the protein MPAPDRDRRHRTGVALCLALVILLAPAAALNATVTVLPGGDAYRGEVTLVNASEYSFWEPGMLGERIPLTGKNVTVSGACGENCTYTQKDRNIIAFDKGNVTVTYEAPIAENNLQLIFTEPSNITVTLPEGQDIKNPLLGRVSEGGKVSTENNTTTVIAFDRVRYVEVRFYDQTRERLLYIFGSVWLTVAVVLLFPFLLMRRRQE